CGACTTGCGGACCTTCATCGGGCGCTCCTTTCTTACTAGAGGAATCATCCACATCGGCAACCTGGCGGAAGGCATGCAAGCCTAACCACAACCGGGTTGCGACACGGCAGACAATGTTACCCGAGGATTCCTCCTGCTCAAAATGGGCTTGTCGCCCCGCGCTACGATGGCCCCATGAGCACCAACGCAGTCGCCCTGCAGTCCCAAATCATCTCCCTCCTCGGCACCACCCCAACCATCGACGCACAGGCAGAGATCGACACCCGCGTCTCCTTCCTCGTCGATTACCTAGAACGCACCGGAGCCAAAGGCTACGTACTAGGCATCTCCGGGGGACAAGACTCGACCTTAGCCGGGAAGCTGGCGCAGATGGCCGTCGAAAAGCGACGCGACGCCGGCCAACAGGCAACCTTCATCGCAGTACGCCTGCCCCACGGCCAACAAGCCGACGAGGACGACGCCCAAGCAGCACTCGACTTCATCGCACCCGACGAACGCATCACCGTCGACATCGCCCCCGCCACCGCAGCGCTTTCCGCCGAAGTCGCCAAAGAACTCGGCCTCACACACCTCAACGACTTCAACAAAGGCAACGTTAAAGCCCGCATGCGCATGATCGCTCAATACGCCATCGCCGGCGAGCGCCACCTCCTCGTCCTCGGCACCGACCACGCCGCAGAAAACATCACCGGCTTTTTCACCAAACACGGCGACGGCGCCGCCGACCTTCTCCCCTTAGCTGGGCTAAACAAGAGGCAAGGAGCCGAACTGCTCAAAACGCTCGGCGCCAACCAACGCCTCTGGGAAAAAACACCCACCGCCGACCTCGAAGAAGACCGCCCCTCCCGACCGGACGAAGAAGCCCTCGGCATCACCTACGCACACATTGACGACTACCTCGAAGGCAAGCACCTGCCCGACAACGCCCGCCAACGCATCGAACACCTCTGGCACATCGGACAACACAAACGCCACATGCCCCCAGGGCCAAAAGACACCTGGTGGCGCTAACCTAACAGCTCTAAAGTGCGGCGGGCGGCGTCGACAAGCGCCGCACCATACGCAGGCCCATGCGTCCACGCATGCACCGCCAACGGGTGCATCTGATGCACCGGGATGCGCTGGCGCCAATGAGCACCCAACTCACCACGCGACAAATAGCCCTCACAAATCGACTCGAAATACGGCGCACCGAACAACTCCAACATGGCAATATCCGTCAAAGGGTGCCCGCCGTGGGCCGCCGGATCAATAAAACGCGGCCCTTGAGAAGAAAACAACACGTTGCCGGACCACAAATCCCCATGAATACGGGCGACAGGGGCGTCCTCATCCTTCGCCTCAATCGCCTCACACGCCCTCTCGACCACGCGCAGCCCCGCCCGATCCACGTTGCCAACCTCCGCAGCATGTCCGGCAAAAGGCAACACACGCTGACGGGTGAAAAACTCAGCCCACCGCCCCACCGCAGTGCACTCCTGCTCCTTGCGGCCAATAAAGTTCGGGCCCCGCCACCCATCAGGCGGCGCACCGAAAGCCGCAGCCCCCATCGCATGGATCGCGGCGAGCTCCTCGCCCGCCCGGCGCGCAGCCTTTCGCGTCGGCCGAACCGCAACAACGCGCTCAATGGTTAAGGTGTTAGCCCTTTCATCCACATCGAACACCTCCACGACCGCATCACTGCCCTCGCGTAACCACCGCAAACAAGACGCCTCCGCAGCTGCGGAGCCCGGTGCGCTGCCCTGCTTCACAAAAACCTCGGCCATCAAGTTCCCCTTTGCAGTCCAGCTTCCAAACCCAACAGGAACACCTTCGCCTCACCGCCCCCACGATAATTACCCACGGAGCCATCAGCCCGCACAACCCGATGACAGGGAACGACGATCGGCAGCGGGTTTTGCGCACAACCAGTGCCCACCGCCCGCGACGCCCCCGCCGAACCCAACCGCCGCGCCAGATCGCCGTAACCGACAGTGCGCCCGTAGGGAATCTTCAACAATTCCTCCTGAACCCGGCGGTAAAAGCCAGATGATGCACCTAAATCCAACGGCAGGGTGAAAGCTCTACGCTCACCGGCAAAATACTCCGCGAACTGCTGCCGAGCGTTTCGAGCCTCAACCTGCGCAAGACCTCGCCCCAGACCAGATTCAGCAGCAAAGAGCACACGGTAAAGACCCGCGGCGGAAAAAACCAGGGTCAGCTCCCCCACCGGCGAGTCGACAACGCAACGACAAAAGGCCGTGCCAGCTTCCCCATTCGCCGCCACCGAAACCATGCAGCACAGTCTAGCCCGTGGGGCGCGAAAACAACGCCGGATAATCTCAGGCGCTCGCCCCACAAACCTGGACCCCAAACCCAGCCGAAGCTTAAGCGTTCAAAGCCATGCTGTTCTCATAAGAAGATCGGGCCGAATGATCAGTTTTCTTCACCTGGTTTGGCACCATCCGGCGAGCGATCGCGTCGCGCAAACGCAACGGCAACACGTTGACGGTTTTGGCCAGCGGCGCCACGTACCCGGGCAAGGAAACCTGCCAACGAGGACGACGCACAAGATCAACAACGGCTGCGCCAACTTCTTCCGGCGCCAAAAGCGGTGCGCCGCCGGGAGCGGTACCCGCCGCCAGCTCGGTGTTGACCACCACCGGCGCAACCATCGACACCTGCACGCCCGTGCCGCGCAGCTCCTCACGCACGCTCGTCAGGTAACCGAGCACCCCGTGCTTTGTCGCCGCGTAGGTCGCCTCACCCGGAGGCGAGACAAACGACGCCGCTGAAGCAACCGTAATAATGTGGCCTCGGCCCCGCTCACGCATCCGTTTGCTCGCCAATTTCACCCCGTGGATCACACCCATGAGATTGACGTGAAGCTGCCGTGCAAGAGCTGCCTCCGGCTCATCAGCAAAAGCACCAACCCACATCACGCCAGCATTATTCACCAGAACATCGACGGGGCCGAGGCGCTGCTCGACCTCGTCGAAAAACGCGGCGAAAGACGCCGAATCACTGACATCTAAATGGAGCCCGATTGCGCCGGGCAGCTTCCCCGCGGCCTCCACAGCAGCTTCTTCCCGCACATCACCAATCGCGACAAGCGCACCCTCGCGCGCTAACTGCGACGCGATCTCAAAACCGATACCTCGGGCACCCCCGGTAACCGCGATAACCTTCCCGTCAACCTTGCGCTGCTTTTCTGCACGGGCACGGCCACGTTTGCGTTCCCGGTCAAGAGACCACAAGAAGTGGTCAAAATCTACTTCCATGGTGTGCCGCGGCGAATCATAAAACTGCCGCTTGTTCGCCTCGTGAGCGCGCAGCATCTGTTTGCGGATCTGCGACGGAGCGGGCGCAACATAGTCTCCGGCGAGCATCTCGGCGATCCACACGCTCTGTTTTTCGGCAAGCGGCATCACCGCCCCAACCGGTTGCAACAGCCCCACAAAGAACAATCCTGGCAGTTCCGGATGCACCGTACGCCACCACAACGGCAACTCGTTGGCCTGCGGATCAACAAGCTCAGTTGGCAGGAACGGAAACGACACCCGATATCCGGTGGCCCACACGATGAGGTCAGCTTTCGACTCCGAACCGTCAGTAAAGACCACACGGTCGCCAGCAAGATGCGAAATACCAGGTCGCACGGTAATTGCGCCGGCCTCCAGACGTTTACGGATCTGCTCCGACTGCACCGGGTGCGACTGTCCGGGTGCGTGTTTAGGTTTCGGCAAACCGTATTTCGTCATCGATCCCGACAGCTTCGCCCCAAGCCACAGCCGGGCACTCGTCGCCCACCACGGCAACCACCCCGGCAACGAAACTTGGTCCGTGGCCTTCCCAAACAAAAACTTCCGCAGCACCCACTCAGTGCGCCGCACCGACCACGCAACAGAGTTCGCACGATACGAAGCTTCGACCGCAATATCCATCGCCGAGTTGCCAGCACCAACCACCACGACGTCACGCCCGGCGAGCTGATCA
The Corynebacterium sp. BD556 genome window above contains:
- the nadE gene encoding ammonia-dependent NAD(+) synthetase, whose product is MSTNAVALQSQIISLLGTTPTIDAQAEIDTRVSFLVDYLERTGAKGYVLGISGGQDSTLAGKLAQMAVEKRRDAGQQATFIAVRLPHGQQADEDDAQAALDFIAPDERITVDIAPATAALSAEVAKELGLTHLNDFNKGNVKARMRMIAQYAIAGERHLLVLGTDHAAENITGFFTKHGDGAADLLPLAGLNKRQGAELLKTLGANQRLWEKTPTADLEEDRPSRPDEEALGITYAHIDDYLEGKHLPDNARQRIEHLWHIGQHKRHMPPGPKDTWWR
- a CDS encoding fructosamine kinase family protein, which translates into the protein MAEVFVKQGSAPGSAAAEASCLRWLREGSDAVVEVFDVDERANTLTIERVVAVRPTRKAARRAGEELAAIHAMGAAAFGAPPDGWRGPNFIGRKEQECTAVGRWAEFFTRQRVLPFAGHAAEVGNVDRAGLRVVERACEAIEAKDEDAPVARIHGDLWSGNVLFSSQGPRFIDPAAHGGHPLTDIAMLELFGAPYFESICEGYLSRGELGAHWRQRIPVHQMHPLAVHAWTHGPAYGAALVDAARRTLELLG
- a CDS encoding methylated-DNA--[protein]-cysteine S-methyltransferase; this encodes MVSVAANGEAGTAFCRCVVDSPVGELTLVFSAAGLYRVLFAAESGLGRGLAQVEARNARQQFAEYFAGERRAFTLPLDLGASSGFYRRVQEELLKIPYGRTVGYGDLARRLGSAGASRAVGTGCAQNPLPIVVPCHRVVRADGSVGNYRGGGEAKVFLLGLEAGLQRGT
- a CDS encoding SDR family NAD(P)-dependent oxidoreductase — encoded protein: MAYFVRQNHRAPKVTTPPTADESLPKVCIIGAGSSGIAAAKAMSEKRVPFDWFEMGQHFGGNWVLNNSNGVSACYETLEINTSNPRMAFSDFPMPAHYPPYARHDQVAEYFEAYVEHFAVRDRVTFNTKVESVTRAEENRWRVEFSGPKGRETREYDAVIVANGHHWDPRWPEPSYPGDFDGEQIHAHDYRSGDQLAGRDVVVVGAGNSAMDIAVEASYRANSVAWSVRRTEWVLRKFLFGKATDQVSLPGWLPWWATSARLWLGAKLSGSMTKYGLPKPKHAPGQSHPVQSEQIRKRLEAGAITVRPGISHLAGDRVVFTDGSESKADLIVWATGYRVSFPFLPTELVDPQANELPLWWRTVHPELPGLFFVGLLQPVGAVMPLAEKQSVWIAEMLAGDYVAPAPSQIRKQMLRAHEANKRQFYDSPRHTMEVDFDHFLWSLDRERKRGRARAEKQRKVDGKVIAVTGGARGIGFEIASQLAREGALVAIGDVREEAAVEAAGKLPGAIGLHLDVSDSASFAAFFDEVEQRLGPVDVLVNNAGVMWVGAFADEPEAALARQLHVNLMGVIHGVKLASKRMRERGRGHIITVASAASFVSPPGEATYAATKHGVLGYLTSVREELRGTGVQVSMVAPVVVNTELAAGTAPGGAPLLAPEEVGAAVVDLVRRPRWQVSLPGYVAPLAKTVNVLPLRLRDAIARRMVPNQVKKTDHSARSSYENSMALNA